GACCGGCGCGCCGTCGCGCAGCGATCGTGTGGCGAAGTACAACCAGCTGCTGCGCATCGAAGAGCAGCTGGAAGGCTACGCGGAGTATCCGGGTGGCGCGCTCTTCGGCCTCTGATGCACCCATGACGCCCCTGATGAAGCGTGTGGCCTGGGGTGTTGGCGCACTCGCCGTCCTCGTGTATGCGATCGAGGGCGGTGAGTACGGCACCTCCGACCTGCTCACGCAACGTGACCGCAAAGCCGCGTTGGCGCAGAACGTGGACATGCTGGTTGAGGACGTCGACTCGCTGCGCGCGGAACTGAAAGCGGTGACGAGCGATCCGGTCCGGCTCGAGCGCATGGCGCGCGAAGAGTGGGGCATGGTGCGCGGCGAGAAAGAGTTGCTGTACCGAATGCGCACGGATACGTCGCGCGCGCCGTAGTGCGCGCTTCGGCTGGCGCGGCACAATTCGCTTCGTCGGGGTTGACTCTCGCTGCCCTGACGCTAGGTTACTCCTTCTGACGCGGGGTGGAGCAGCCTGGTAGCTCGTCGGGCTCATAACCCGAAGGTCGCGGGTTCAAATCCCGCC
The genomic region above belongs to Gemmatimonas sp. and contains:
- a CDS encoding septum formation initiator family protein — encoded protein: MTPLMKRVAWGVGALAVLVYAIEGGEYGTSDLLTQRDRKAALAQNVDMLVEDVDSLRAELKAVTSDPVRLERMAREEWGMVRGEKELLYRMRTDTSRAP